From Enhydrobacter sp., the proteins below share one genomic window:
- a CDS encoding DUF262 domain-containing protein → MSIFEDTNPRALKELLGEIHGRVSVLPDFQRDFVWEPGATQELIVSIANNYPAGSILRVRDAKRAFAAREFEGAPVLNGSLHTFLVLDGQQRLTSLYQAFYGVGDHRYYLDLRKLQAGADFDEAIFHVRATTKWAKKLQGFEAQADELILPLSVLKGGAGGYLQWVLQVTNPMEANKRMAMLDALTRLNEQWVKTIDDYHFPVVTLSDRTEPDALCTIFETLNRTGVKLSVFELLTARFWPQGVNLRELWEAAVVAHPIIEAFEVDPYYVLQGISLASRKAASCKRGDVLTLDASAINEWWDKVIQGLALGLEILRDDCKVVQPKWLPYQTMLAPLSAVVARTGMPGTAAEGVRRARLARWFWCAVFGQAYESAPNSQSARDVTDITVWLEGGKEPESVSDLRFDPNALRDVTPRQRSIYRGTICLILASKQSRDFHTGAVISSQLIADQGIDDHHVFPADFLEKKKGITSARARDCVLNRTLIDRTTNQMISNRAPSQYLEELRKTPGFPFEQVLKSHCLPPERASPLLSDDYSAFLAWRQSELWAEIKRVTGITVATDLEVSEA, encoded by the coding sequence ATGAGCATCTTTGAAGACACAAATCCGCGCGCACTCAAGGAACTACTCGGCGAGATCCATGGCCGCGTCTCCGTTCTGCCTGATTTCCAGCGCGACTTTGTTTGGGAGCCGGGCGCGACCCAGGAGCTGATCGTTTCCATCGCCAACAACTACCCGGCAGGCAGCATCCTGCGCGTCAGGGATGCGAAGCGAGCGTTTGCCGCCCGAGAGTTCGAAGGAGCACCCGTTCTCAATGGCTCGCTGCACACTTTTCTGGTCCTCGATGGTCAGCAGCGTCTGACGTCGCTGTACCAGGCGTTCTATGGCGTGGGGGACCACCGTTACTATCTCGACCTGCGTAAGTTGCAGGCGGGTGCCGACTTCGACGAAGCGATCTTTCATGTGCGCGCAACGACCAAGTGGGCCAAGAAGCTGCAAGGGTTCGAAGCTCAAGCCGACGAATTGATTCTGCCGCTCTCCGTGTTGAAGGGTGGAGCCGGCGGCTATCTCCAATGGGTCCTCCAGGTCACAAATCCAATGGAAGCCAACAAGCGGATGGCGATGCTCGACGCACTGACGCGCCTCAACGAGCAGTGGGTCAAGACGATCGACGACTATCACTTCCCGGTCGTGACCCTCTCAGACAGGACCGAACCCGACGCGCTCTGCACCATCTTCGAAACCCTGAACCGTACGGGCGTGAAGCTGAGCGTGTTCGAGTTGCTCACCGCGCGTTTCTGGCCGCAAGGTGTCAATCTGCGGGAGCTCTGGGAGGCGGCCGTCGTGGCGCATCCCATCATCGAGGCCTTCGAGGTCGATCCTTACTACGTGCTTCAAGGCATTTCGCTGGCGAGCCGCAAGGCCGCCTCCTGCAAGCGTGGTGATGTTCTTACGCTCGACGCTTCTGCAATTAACGAGTGGTGGGACAAGGTCATTCAGGGACTTGCGCTTGGGCTTGAGATCCTTCGCGACGATTGCAAAGTCGTGCAGCCGAAATGGCTGCCCTATCAGACCATGCTGGCGCCGCTATCGGCAGTCGTCGCCAGGACGGGCATGCCCGGCACGGCGGCGGAGGGCGTGCGCCGGGCCAGGCTCGCTCGTTGGTTCTGGTGTGCGGTGTTCGGGCAAGCGTATGAAAGCGCACCCAACAGCCAATCGGCACGCGACGTGACGGACATCACGGTCTGGCTCGAAGGCGGCAAGGAGCCTGAGTCGGTGTCGGACCTGCGCTTCGATCCCAATGCGCTGCGTGACGTCACGCCGCGTCAGCGCTCGATCTACCGCGGCACGATCTGCCTGATACTGGCGAGCAAGCAGTCGCGCGATTTCCACACCGGCGCCGTCATCAGCTCCCAGTTGATCGCCGATCAGGGCATCGACGATCACCATGTATTTCCTGCCGACTTCCTGGAGAAGAAGAAGGGCATTACATCGGCGCGGGCGCGGGACTGCGTCCTCAATCGCACCCTGATCGACCGCACGACAAATCAAATGATCAGCAACCGCGCGCCTTCGCAGTATCTGGAGGAGCTGCGGAAGACACCCGGCTTCCCGTTCGAGCAGGTACTGAAGTCACACTGCCTTCCGCCTGAGCGCGCTTCACCGCTGTTGAGTGACGACTACTCAGCCTTCCTGGCCTGGCGGCAAAGCGAATTGTGGGCGGAGATCAAGCGCGTGACGGGTATCACTGTTGCCACTGACCTCGAAGTCAGCGAGGCCTGA
- a CDS encoding DUF1156 domain-containing protein yields the protein MKVRKKLIEVALPLDAINKASVREGFIYRGNPSALHKWWAQRPLAAARAVIFSQMVDDPSSWPDLFPTEKKQEKERERLFRIIEDLVKWENTTDETVLQKARDEIWTSWRRACAENVDHPRARELFDRNRLPVFHDPFAGGGALPLEAQRLGLEAHASDLNPVAVLINKAMIEIPPKFAGKPPVNPKRDLHVHWKGVQGLAEDVRYYGEWMRDEAEKRIGYLYPKIEITADVANERPDLKPLSGLKLTVIAWLWARTVKSPNPAFASVDVPLASTFMLSTKAGRETYVDPVIEGGRYRFTVKVGKPRDAQKTRKGTKSGSSGSSFRCLMSGTPMPFEYIRTEAKAGRMGMRLIAAVVEGVRGRVYLSPSSEMESAAMSAMPEDAPDTELPAKALGFRVQEYGMAKWRDLFTPRQLVALTTFSDLVGEAREIVRTDAIASGLKDDNKSLRDGGLGASAYAEAVAVYLAFAQDKTAEYGCTIVPWYAKEDRPKGLFARHAIPMVWDFAEVNPLANIGGTFIASAGIVSGALAGCAPEGRFATARQLDAVQSDDCAGAVVSTDPPYYDNIGYADLSDFFYVWLRRSLRSVFPSLFSTLAVPKTEELVATPYRHGNRDNAEAFFLHGITRAMQRLAEQAHPAFPVTVYYAFKQSEAESGSGTASTGWEIFLDAIIRAGLGISGTWPIRTERGTRSIGIGTNALASSIVLVCRPRSSSAPTATRREFFAELKSELPMALRHLQEGNIAPVDLAQASIGPGMAVFTRYAKVVDVEGNPVSVRDALSLINTTLDEALAEQEGDFDADSRFAVAWFEQQGFTEGEFGVADVLARAKNTSVGGLAVAGVLESKRGKVRLLRSEELPAGWNPATDQRLTAWETVHQLVRALDAGGESAAADLVARLGAKAEAARELAYRLYVIAERKKRAAEALAYNGLVQSWPEILRLAQESASRSPAQAGLFEETEA from the coding sequence ATGAAGGTCCGCAAGAAACTCATCGAAGTCGCCCTGCCGCTCGACGCCATCAACAAAGCGTCAGTACGTGAGGGCTTCATATATCGAGGGAATCCTTCGGCGCTTCACAAATGGTGGGCACAGCGCCCGTTGGCGGCAGCACGCGCCGTGATCTTTTCGCAAATGGTGGACGATCCATCCTCTTGGCCCGACCTGTTCCCGACCGAGAAGAAGCAGGAGAAAGAGCGCGAGCGGCTGTTCCGCATCATCGAGGACCTGGTGAAGTGGGAAAACACCACCGATGAGACGGTGCTGCAGAAGGCGCGCGACGAGATCTGGACGAGCTGGCGCCGTGCCTGTGCCGAGAACGTCGACCATCCGCGCGCCCGGGAGTTGTTCGACCGCAACAGGCTTCCGGTCTTCCACGATCCCTTTGCCGGCGGCGGCGCCCTACCGCTCGAAGCGCAGAGGCTCGGGCTGGAGGCGCATGCCAGCGACCTCAACCCGGTCGCGGTGTTGATCAACAAGGCGATGATCGAAATTCCGCCGAAGTTCGCCGGCAAGCCGCCGGTGAACCCGAAGCGAGACCTGCACGTGCACTGGAAGGGCGTGCAGGGGCTGGCCGAGGATGTACGTTATTATGGCGAATGGATGCGCGACGAAGCGGAGAAGCGCATTGGGTATCTCTATCCAAAGATCGAGATAACGGCCGACGTGGCTAACGAGCGGCCGGACCTCAAGCCCCTGAGTGGCCTGAAGCTTACCGTCATAGCTTGGTTATGGGCGCGCACCGTGAAGAGCCCGAATCCGGCTTTCGCCAGTGTAGACGTACCGCTCGCCTCCACATTCATGCTCTCCACCAAGGCAGGCAGGGAGACCTATGTTGATCCGGTAATCGAGGGCGGTAGGTACCGATTCACAGTGAAGGTCGGAAAGCCGAGGGATGCACAGAAGACGAGAAAGGGAACAAAGTCCGGAAGCAGCGGAAGTAGTTTTCGGTGCCTGATGTCCGGAACGCCAATGCCATTCGAATATATTCGTACAGAGGCGAAGGCAGGCCGAATGGGTATGCGTCTGATCGCAGCAGTTGTCGAAGGAGTTCGAGGTCGGGTGTACCTGTCACCAAGCTCTGAAATGGAATCGGCGGCAATGAGTGCAATGCCAGAAGATGCACCTGATACAGAGTTGCCGGCAAAGGCGCTCGGCTTTCGAGTGCAAGAGTACGGAATGGCGAAGTGGCGCGATCTCTTCACGCCCCGACAACTCGTGGCCCTGACAACTTTCTCCGATCTTGTCGGTGAAGCTCGAGAGATAGTTCGCACTGACGCCATCGCGTCTGGCCTCAAGGACGACAATAAGTCTCTCCGAGACGGCGGCCTTGGCGCCAGTGCATATGCGGAAGCCGTAGCGGTCTATTTGGCGTTCGCGCAAGACAAGACAGCCGAATACGGCTGCACGATCGTGCCCTGGTACGCGAAAGAAGATCGACCCAAAGGCCTTTTTGCACGACACGCCATTCCAATGGTCTGGGACTTTGCTGAGGTAAACCCTCTAGCTAACATTGGAGGGACTTTTATCGCGTCGGCCGGAATCGTTTCAGGCGCCCTTGCAGGTTGTGCTCCGGAAGGAAGATTTGCCACAGCCCGTCAGCTTGATGCCGTTCAATCTGATGATTGCGCCGGAGCTGTAGTTTCGACCGATCCGCCCTACTACGACAACATTGGCTACGCCGATCTTTCAGATTTCTTCTATGTTTGGCTCCGTCGTTCACTGCGTTCGGTATTCCCCAGTTTGTTTTCGACGCTCGCAGTGCCGAAGACCGAGGAACTGGTTGCAACTCCCTACCGACATGGGAACCGGGACAATGCCGAAGCCTTCTTCCTCCATGGTATCACTCGCGCGATGCAGCGCCTTGCCGAACAAGCGCATCCAGCCTTCCCAGTCACTGTTTATTACGCCTTCAAGCAGTCCGAGGCCGAATCTGGTTCTGGGACTGCGAGCACAGGTTGGGAGATATTTCTTGATGCGATAATTAGGGCCGGCCTTGGCATAAGCGGCACTTGGCCGATAAGAACTGAACGAGGCACGCGATCAATTGGCATCGGTACAAATGCTCTTGCTTCCAGCATTGTCTTAGTCTGCCGCCCGAGATCTTCGAGCGCGCCAACAGCGACACGGCGCGAATTCTTTGCTGAGCTCAAATCTGAGCTGCCTATGGCATTGCGGCATTTGCAGGAAGGCAACATTGCGCCAGTAGACCTCGCACAAGCCTCCATTGGCCCTGGCATGGCGGTATTCACGCGCTATGCCAAGGTTGTAGACGTCGAGGGCAACCCCGTCTCGGTCCGGGATGCGCTGTCGCTTATCAACACTACCCTCGACGAGGCATTGGCAGAGCAGGAAGGCGACTTCGACGCCGACAGCCGCTTCGCCGTCGCGTGGTTCGAACAGCAGGGTTTCACGGAAGGAGAATTTGGCGTCGCCGACGTCCTGGCCCGCGCCAAGAACACCAGCGTCGGCGGCCTTGCAGTGGCAGGCGTCCTCGAATCCAAGCGCGGCAAGGTCCGCCTCCTCAGGTCGGAGGAGCTGCCCGCCGGCTGGAATCCGGCGACCGACCAGAGACTGACCGCCTGGGAAACGGTGCACCAGCTCGTCCGGGCGCTCGATGCCGGCGGCGAGAGCGCAGCCGCGGACCTCGTCGCCAGACTCGGCGCCAAGGCCGAAGCGGCCCGCGAGCTCGCCTATCGGCTTTACGTGATTGCCGAGCGCAAGAAACGCGCCGCAGAGGCGCTTGCCTATAACGGTCTTGTCCAGAGCTGGCCCGAGATCCTGCGCCTGGCACAGGAATCGGCATCCAGGAGTCCGGCACAGGCCGGTTTGTTCGAAGAGACGGAGGCCTGA